One Lactobacillus crispatus DNA segment encodes these proteins:
- a CDS encoding APC family permease: protein MKRQISFGQALATVVGSVIGAGVFFKIGTITAQTGSTSMTLFVWILAGIISIASGLTISEIAASLKINGAIKYLDYTYGRVWGFLFGWAQMIVYFPAQIGALSSIFGVQFVSLFGIKARYSNLIAILLVLFLLGINLIGTKFSSKMQSVITILKIIPIALIIIWGLFNPTKIPAPIIPLTVGTGHSFPTAISQGLLSALFAFEGWIVVTNLANEVKNPEKDLSRAIILGLSAITLIYVLINYTFMTVLPIDQLTNNNNAAFQASMKLFGQFGGKLVTVGILISVYGAVNAFMLTGMRTPYILAQDNLLPFSNKIGKANIHTGVPVVGAFIVDAIAIVMILLGNFTVLTDMLVFVMWTFNTMLSVAVIILRKREPELKRPFKVPWYPIIPIISVIGGIFIVVSTIINQFVLSIIGIGLTLLGLPIYYYMQKKNN, encoded by the coding sequence ATGAAACGACAAATCTCATTCGGCCAAGCATTGGCTACCGTAGTCGGTTCTGTCATCGGAGCTGGCGTATTTTTCAAGATCGGAACAATTACTGCACAAACTGGCAGCACTTCAATGACCCTGTTTGTATGGATTTTAGCTGGGATCATTTCAATTGCATCAGGTTTGACCATTTCAGAAATTGCCGCCAGCTTAAAAATTAATGGTGCCATTAAGTATCTTGATTATACTTACGGCCGCGTGTGGGGTTTTCTTTTTGGCTGGGCACAAATGATTGTTTATTTTCCAGCTCAAATTGGTGCCCTAAGCTCAATTTTTGGCGTTCAGTTTGTCTCCTTATTTGGAATTAAGGCGAGGTATTCTAACCTAATAGCTATCTTGCTAGTGCTTTTTCTCTTAGGAATTAATCTAATCGGAACTAAATTTTCTAGCAAAATGCAGTCGGTCATCACTATCCTAAAAATCATTCCAATTGCTTTAATTATTATTTGGGGATTATTTAATCCTACCAAAATACCTGCACCAATTATTCCGTTAACAGTCGGCACTGGACATTCATTTCCAACCGCCATTAGTCAAGGGTTACTTTCTGCGTTATTCGCCTTCGAAGGCTGGATTGTAGTGACTAATTTGGCTAACGAAGTCAAAAATCCAGAAAAAGACCTTTCACGGGCAATTATTTTAGGTCTTTCAGCAATTACATTGATTTATGTTTTAATCAATTATACTTTCATGACCGTTTTACCTATTGATCAATTAACTAATAACAATAATGCCGCGTTTCAAGCTTCAATGAAATTGTTTGGTCAATTTGGTGGAAAACTAGTCACTGTGGGAATTTTAATTTCTGTTTACGGTGCGGTTAACGCATTCATGCTGACAGGGATGCGCACGCCTTATATCTTGGCTCAAGACAATTTATTGCCATTCTCCAATAAAATTGGCAAGGCTAATATCCATACCGGTGTCCCAGTAGTTGGCGCGTTTATTGTTGATGCTATTGCAATTGTCATGATTCTACTAGGTAATTTTACTGTTTTAACTGACATGCTAGTCTTCGTTATGTGGACTTTCAACACAATGTTGTCAGTTGCCGTAATAATTTTGAGAAAGCGTGAGCCAGAATTAAAACGTCCATTTAAGGTTCCATGGTATCCGATCATTCCAATTATTTCCGTGATCGGTGGTATCTTCATCGTTGTCTCAACAATTATCAATCAATTTGTTCTTTCAATTATTGGTATTGGTTTAACATTGTTAGGACTGCCAATTTACTATTACATGCAAAAGAAAAATAATTAA
- a CDS encoding IS30 family transposase translates to MTNSNSSISKHYHQLTSVQRGQIQAMLDSGITSRTVIAQEVGCHKSTISREIKRGSVLQRDSSYLLYEHYYADTAQLYYEKRRKNCYQRNPLKHYAVFLRMLSRRFKAKFDATSIDEFVGEFKRTMPGYPCPSTPTVYRYIDQGLLDISNIDLPMKLKRRRNKRHHGQSGHALHKKNLGNSIEQRPKEIEDRKTPLHWEGDLVKGVRRKNQPALMTLTERTTRFEVVIKIPDYRASTCQRLLQNEIDRHPAWFKSITFDNGSEFADMTKIKGCQIYFAHPYSPWERGTNENCNGLLRQFFPKGKSMKDKSAAYVQQATDAINRKHRRILQYHTAEELFKQYISS, encoded by the coding sequence ATGACCAATTCAAATTCTAGCATTTCTAAGCACTATCATCAATTAACCAGCGTACAACGTGGACAAATTCAAGCAATGCTGGATTCCGGCATAACTTCCCGTACTGTTATCGCTCAAGAAGTCGGCTGCCATAAGTCGACAATCAGTCGCGAAATCAAACGCGGAAGCGTCCTGCAAAGAGACAGCAGCTATTTATTGTATGAGCACTATTACGCTGATACTGCACAGCTTTATTATGAGAAGCGTCGCAAAAACTGCTATCAGCGCAATCCATTGAAGCATTATGCTGTCTTTTTGAGAATGCTCTCCAGACGCTTCAAAGCTAAATTTGATGCCACCAGCATCGATGAATTCGTTGGTGAATTCAAAAGGACTATGCCAGGCTACCCTTGTCCCAGCACACCAACTGTCTATCGCTATATTGATCAGGGCTTGCTGGACATAAGCAATATTGATCTGCCTATGAAGCTCAAAAGACGCAGGAACAAGCGTCATCACGGCCAGAGCGGTCATGCTTTGCACAAGAAGAATCTTGGCAATTCCATTGAACAGCGTCCTAAAGAGATTGAAGACAGAAAAACGCCGCTGCACTGGGAAGGAGATCTGGTTAAAGGCGTCAGACGCAAGAATCAGCCTGCTTTAATGACTTTGACCGAAAGAACCACACGCTTTGAAGTAGTTATCAAGATTCCTGACTATCGGGCAAGCACATGCCAAAGGCTGCTTCAAAATGAGATTGACAGACATCCTGCCTGGTTTAAATCGATCACGTTTGACAATGGCTCTGAGTTTGCGGATATGACCAAGATCAAAGGCTGCCAGATCTACTTCGCCCACCCATATTCTCCATGGGAAAGAGGCACCAATGAGAACTGCAATGGACTTCTGCGTCAATTCTTCCCTAAAGGCAAAAGCATGAAAGATAAGTCAGCTGCTTATGTTCAACAGGCAACTGATGCCATTAACCGCAAACATCGTCGAATCCTTCAATATCACACAGCAGAAGAACTCTTCAAGCAATATATTTCCTCATAG
- a CDS encoding GH25 family lysozyme, giving the protein MKRFQHKYTLPAILTLLILAIAFLLIGFFNFKRQTTLPPDANSSAIGIELNQDIDYVDLHKLQSNGVSFIYLKATQGRSYFDENYLSYRDQILGTNLAFGSEISYSNESTPMQHYRYFFKQVGQNTGSLPILIVPAVTTRSARYLRSMGQFAALLQAAGKRVMVKVDHKYQHYFNPQTLFMSSDSKAPNKLKYSFWCYTTNGRVRNVSGLESQVTMYAYNGTVGQYKQKYGQLTQ; this is encoded by the coding sequence ATGAAAAGATTTCAGCATAAGTATACTTTGCCAGCGATTTTGACTTTATTAATTCTGGCGATTGCATTTCTTTTGATTGGCTTTTTCAATTTTAAGCGGCAAACAACTTTACCGCCAGATGCTAATTCAAGTGCGATTGGGATTGAGTTAAATCAAGATATTGACTATGTTGATTTACATAAATTGCAATCTAATGGCGTTTCCTTTATATATTTGAAAGCAACCCAAGGCAGATCATATTTTGATGAAAACTATCTGTCTTATCGTGACCAAATTTTAGGAACGAACTTGGCATTTGGTAGTGAGATTTCCTATAGCAATGAATCGACTCCGATGCAGCATTACCGCTACTTTTTTAAGCAAGTAGGACAAAATACGGGCTCGCTGCCAATTCTAATTGTACCGGCAGTGACTACTCGTTCAGCGAGATATTTGCGGTCAATGGGGCAGTTTGCGGCTTTATTGCAAGCAGCTGGCAAAAGAGTCATGGTGAAAGTTGATCATAAATATCAACATTACTTTAATCCGCAAACGTTATTTATGTCATCAGACAGTAAGGCACCGAATAAATTAAAGTATTCATTTTGGTGCTACACTACTAACGGACGCGTAAGGAATGTTTCAGGCTTAGAAAGCCAGGTAACGATGTACGCGTATAACGGGACCGTTGGTCAATATAAGCAAAAGTATGGGCAATTAACACAGTAA
- a CDS encoding DEAD/DEAH box helicase, translating to MYQEKIKQVLIREHKDQPTLIQKESYDAIRNGASLVGLAKTGTGKTLAYALPSLEKAQPGNANSVVIIAPTTELAVQIRHAINPYIHALGLKGVSLVGAGNRKRQEDNLKKKHPEVVVATPGRFFDFFSSGRIKVNQIKTLIIDEADDILEFTKMELLSALGQNLGPDSQILLFGATDSEITRDAEQVFNRHFLLVDVRNEQASATKHYFLQVDNQHKIEFLQRMTKLDHFKGILFFDSNKTMMRFAGIFGHTKTKFELLANEFGKERREKALNDLATGKTKLLLATDLAARGLDIPGLTYVINFDIPSETNTYMHRAGRTGRMNAEGYVVTLGDDHDFRDLKKLLADQLQIERVYFAGYHLTTEKPKLKKEKKQAKEQPIKTSTKKNKTKKRKKRNKNKGYHPHYLKGKK from the coding sequence ATGTATCAAGAAAAAATCAAACAAGTTTTAATTAGAGAACACAAGGACCAGCCAACTTTAATTCAAAAAGAAAGCTATGATGCCATTCGCAATGGCGCGAGCCTGGTTGGATTGGCTAAGACAGGTACGGGTAAGACATTGGCTTATGCACTTCCTAGTTTGGAAAAAGCACAGCCAGGTAATGCTAACAGCGTGGTAATTATTGCGCCAACGACTGAATTAGCTGTACAAATTCGTCATGCAATTAATCCTTACATCCACGCTTTAGGATTAAAAGGCGTCAGCTTGGTTGGTGCTGGCAATAGAAAGAGACAAGAAGACAATCTGAAGAAAAAGCATCCTGAAGTGGTCGTAGCTACACCAGGCCGTTTTTTTGACTTCTTCTCAAGTGGTCGAATTAAAGTAAACCAGATCAAGACTTTGATTATTGATGAAGCCGATGATATTTTAGAATTTACTAAAATGGAATTGTTATCAGCATTAGGGCAAAATCTGGGTCCAGACAGTCAAATCTTATTATTTGGAGCAACAGATTCTGAGATTACACGGGATGCGGAGCAAGTTTTTAACCGTCATTTCTTGTTAGTAGATGTCAGAAATGAACAAGCTTCAGCGACTAAACATTATTTTTTGCAAGTAGACAATCAACACAAGATTGAATTTTTGCAGCGAATGACTAAGTTGGATCACTTTAAGGGAATTTTGTTTTTTGATTCAAATAAAACGATGATGCGCTTTGCTGGTATTTTTGGGCATACTAAGACTAAGTTCGAATTATTAGCTAATGAATTTGGTAAAGAACGCCGTGAAAAAGCCTTAAATGACCTAGCTACTGGTAAGACGAAATTGCTGCTGGCAACGGATTTGGCTGCGCGTGGGTTGGACATTCCAGGCCTTACCTATGTGATTAATTTTGATATTCCGAGCGAGACTAATACTTACATGCACCGGGCAGGAAGAACAGGTCGAATGAACGCTGAAGGTTATGTGGTTACTTTAGGCGATGATCACGATTTTCGTGATTTGAAGAAATTATTGGCAGATCAATTACAAATAGAGCGTGTCTACTTTGCAGGCTATCATTTAACAACTGAAAAGCCTAAACTCAAGAAGGAAAAGAAGCAGGCTAAAGAGCAGCCCATTAAGACTTCGACTAAGAAAAATAAAACTAAAAAACGCAAGAAACGTAATAAGAACAAGGGATATCATCCACATTACTTGAAAGGAAAGAAATGA
- a CDS encoding GtrA family protein, with protein sequence MANNKKDVTAVDQAQIRRLGQKLIKRHRNLWVYMVFGFVAALINTLVFMVLHSWWHNVMVISNTIAFIVSNLASFWFNQKAVFINNVDHEHSTWHKLIVFFTYRVISLIPDTLIMLVGLSWLHLNALLVKIIDQILVGVFNYLTTRSVFQKQEHTMIERAKMRIQEQKNKRDSKN encoded by the coding sequence ATGGCTAATAACAAAAAAGACGTCACAGCTGTTGATCAGGCACAAATACGCCGTCTAGGTCAAAAATTAATCAAGCGACACCGTAATCTTTGGGTTTACATGGTTTTCGGCTTTGTCGCTGCATTAATCAATACCTTAGTCTTCATGGTCTTACACTCATGGTGGCATAATGTGATGGTAATTTCTAACACCATCGCCTTCATCGTCTCCAACCTGGCATCTTTCTGGTTTAACCAAAAGGCTGTTTTTATCAATAATGTCGATCATGAACACAGCACGTGGCATAAACTAATCGTCTTTTTCACTTATCGCGTCATCAGTTTAATCCCTGATACATTAATTATGTTAGTCGGCTTATCCTGGCTGCATTTAAACGCATTACTAGTCAAAATTATCGACCAAATTTTAGTCGGTGTATTCAATTACTTAACTACTAGATCAGTCTTTCAAAAGCAAGAACATACTATGATTGAACGTGCAAAAATGCGCATTCAAGAACAAAAAAATAAAAGAGACAGCAAAAATTAA
- the wecB gene encoding non-hydrolyzing UDP-N-acetylglucosamine 2-epimerase: protein MRKIKVMTVFGTRPEAIKMAPLVLKLKKDDRFEEVTVVSAQHREMLDQVLDIFKIKPDYDFNIMHQNQTLEEITSKVMIDLSKVIKEEKPDIVLVHGDTTTSFAASLATFYQQTTLGHVEAGLRTWNKYSPYPEEMNRQMTDDLADLYFAPTELSKANLLKENHHSDFIFVTGNTAIDALAQTVQQDYHHEVMDAITPGNKVILVTMHRRENQGEPMRRVFKVMRQVIDSHPDVEIIYPVHLSPRVQKVANEVLGGDPRIHLIEPLDVVDFHNLAKRSYFIMTDSGGVQEEAPSLGKPVLVLRDTTERPEGVKAGTLKLVGTEVDKVREEMLALLENKNEYDRMANAKNPYGDGHAADRIMDDIYYYFNQDSESKPKDFE from the coding sequence ATGAGGAAAATTAAGGTAATGACTGTTTTTGGAACGCGTCCAGAGGCAATCAAGATGGCACCACTTGTTTTGAAACTAAAAAAAGATGATCGTTTTGAAGAAGTAACGGTCGTTAGCGCACAACACCGCGAAATGTTGGACCAAGTGCTAGATATTTTTAAAATTAAACCAGATTATGACTTTAATATTATGCACCAAAATCAAACTCTAGAAGAAATTACTTCTAAAGTGATGATTGATTTATCTAAGGTGATCAAAGAAGAGAAACCAGATATTGTCTTGGTTCACGGCGATACGACGACTAGTTTTGCGGCTTCTTTAGCTACTTTTTATCAGCAAACTACATTGGGACATGTGGAGGCAGGTCTGAGAACTTGGAATAAGTATTCACCATATCCTGAAGAAATGAATCGGCAGATGACTGATGATTTAGCCGATTTATATTTTGCACCGACCGAATTGAGTAAGGCTAATTTACTGAAGGAAAATCACCATTCTGATTTTATTTTCGTTACTGGAAATACGGCAATCGATGCTTTAGCACAGACTGTACAACAAGATTATCATCATGAGGTAATGGACGCAATTACTCCTGGTAATAAGGTGATTTTGGTTACTATGCACCGTCGAGAAAATCAAGGTGAGCCAATGCGCCGAGTATTTAAAGTAATGCGGCAAGTAATTGATTCGCATCCTGATGTAGAAATTATTTATCCAGTTCACTTATCTCCACGAGTACAAAAAGTGGCTAATGAAGTGCTTGGTGGTGATCCAAGGATTCATTTGATTGAGCCGCTTGATGTAGTAGATTTCCATAACTTAGCTAAACGTTCATACTTTATCATGACTGATTCAGGTGGCGTACAAGAAGAAGCTCCTAGTTTAGGTAAACCAGTTTTGGTTTTACGTGATACGACGGAACGTCCTGAAGGCGTAAAGGCCGGTACCTTGAAGTTAGTTGGAACTGAAGTCGACAAGGTGCGTGAAGAAATGCTAGCTTTGTTAGAAAACAAAAACGAATATGATCGGATGGCGAATGCCAAAAATCCATATGGAGATGGACATGCAGCTGATCGAATTATGGATGATATTTATTATTACTTTAATCAAGATAGTGAAAGTAAACCAAAGGATTTTGAGTAA
- a CDS encoding flavocytochrome c, which yields MKSGKYQVKAKGHGSESMPMEVDIDGDKVTSIKVDSSGETKGVADEVFRRLPKTIVENQTLNVDAVSGATISSHGVIDGVAEAIDEAGGDSTEWKNREKPAATKVEDEEITVDVAVVGAGGAGLAAAVRSIQHGERVAVLEKYPQIGGNTSRAGGPMNAAEPEWQSKFKALPGEKQTLEDLANTPIEQIDLEYRFDFERLQRQIKEYIDSGTDYLFDSTLLHEIQTYLGGKRTDLKGNEIHGKYALVHELVTNALNSVKWLQDLGVKFDNSQVTEPVGGLWRRGHKPVEPLGYAFIHVLGDWIREHGVDPYLETRVEKLIIEDGKVRGVIATRADSSTLTVHAKAVILTAGGFGANTKMVQKYNTYWPNIADDSTTTNSPAITGDGINLGLEAGADLFGMGFIQLMPVADPKTGELFTGVVTPPANYIMVNKKGKRFVNEFAERDVLAKAVIENGGLIYQIADDKIKDTAYNTTQESLDAQVKAGTLFRADTLEDLAKQIGMNPAVLVKTIQDYNSYVDRGEDPDFHKNVLGLKCEVAPFYATPRKPAIHHTMGGLVIDTKAHVLNKDGQIIDGLYSAGENAGGIHAGNRLGGNSLADIFTFGRIAANTAYEDHQENDATSGASQH from the coding sequence ATGAAGTCAGGAAAATATCAAGTAAAAGCTAAAGGTCATGGTTCCGAATCAATGCCAATGGAAGTTGACATTGATGGCGATAAAGTTACTTCAATCAAAGTAGATTCATCAGGTGAAACTAAGGGAGTAGCCGATGAAGTATTTAGACGTTTGCCTAAAACAATTGTGGAAAATCAAACTTTAAACGTTGATGCGGTCAGTGGCGCGACTATTTCCAGTCATGGTGTGATTGATGGCGTAGCCGAAGCAATTGATGAAGCAGGCGGCGATTCAACCGAATGGAAAAACCGTGAAAAGCCCGCTGCTACAAAGGTAGAAGATGAAGAAATTACTGTTGATGTAGCTGTAGTTGGTGCAGGTGGCGCTGGTCTAGCAGCTGCAGTTCGCTCAATTCAACATGGTGAAAGGGTGGCTGTTCTCGAAAAGTATCCACAGATCGGTGGTAATACTAGCCGTGCTGGTGGTCCAATGAATGCGGCTGAACCAGAATGGCAAAGTAAATTTAAGGCTCTTCCTGGTGAAAAACAGACTTTAGAAGACTTGGCTAATACGCCAATTGAACAAATTGATTTAGAATACCGCTTTGATTTTGAAAGATTACAAAGACAAATCAAAGAATATATTGATTCTGGTACAGATTATTTATTTGATTCGACTTTACTCCATGAAATTCAAACTTATTTAGGTGGTAAAAGGACGGATTTAAAAGGTAACGAAATTCATGGTAAATATGCTTTGGTACATGAATTGGTAACTAATGCTTTAAATTCTGTTAAATGGCTCCAAGATTTGGGTGTTAAGTTTGATAATTCTCAAGTTACAGAACCAGTTGGTGGTTTGTGGCGCAGAGGTCATAAGCCAGTAGAGCCATTAGGTTATGCCTTTATTCACGTTTTGGGTGATTGGATAAGAGAGCATGGTGTCGATCCATATCTTGAAACTCGTGTTGAAAAACTAATTATTGAAGATGGCAAAGTACGCGGTGTAATTGCAACACGCGCTGACAGTAGTACTTTGACTGTGCATGCTAAGGCAGTAATTTTAACGGCAGGTGGCTTTGGTGCCAATACTAAGATGGTTCAAAAATACAATACCTATTGGCCAAACATTGCAGACGATAGTACAACAACTAATTCACCTGCAATTACTGGCGATGGGATTAACTTAGGTCTTGAAGCTGGTGCAGACTTATTCGGTATGGGCTTTATCCAATTAATGCCAGTAGCTGATCCAAAGACCGGTGAGCTTTTCACTGGTGTTGTAACTCCGCCTGCTAACTATATTATGGTTAACAAAAAGGGTAAGAGGTTTGTTAATGAATTTGCGGAACGGGATGTTTTGGCTAAGGCAGTTATCGAAAATGGTGGTTTGATTTATCAAATTGCGGACGATAAGATTAAGGACACTGCTTACAATACAACCCAAGAGTCACTTGATGCGCAAGTTAAGGCTGGAACCTTGTTTAGAGCTGATACGCTTGAAGATTTGGCAAAACAAATTGGAATGAATCCAGCAGTTTTGGTTAAAACTATCCAGGATTATAATTCTTACGTTGATCGTGGCGAGGATCCAGACTTCCATAAGAATGTATTAGGCCTCAAATGTGAAGTTGCACCATTCTATGCTACTCCGAGAAAGCCTGCTATTCACCACACTATGGGCGGCTTAGTAATTGATACTAAGGCACATGTTTTGAATAAAGATGGTCAAATTATTGATGGCCTATATTCTGCTGGTGAAAATGCTGGTGGCATTCATGCTGGTAATCGTTTGGGTGGTAACTCCTTGGCAGATATTTTCACTTTTGGTCGAATTGCTGCCAATACTGCCTATGAAGATCATCAAGAAAATGATGCAACTAGCGGTGCTTCACAACATTAA
- a CDS encoding PTS sugar transporter subunit IIC, producing MIRLVRWLEDYVLPLASRWGQIRWLVALRDAFVSLMPITMAGSLAVLIKSLIEAAHDHLGWYAFAFAMQPLVAISNLVWRGTFSLFAFFLALALGYQLAKAFEGNRLAASIVALSSFALSIANIAKIKFHGDNVTLHNAFDISQFSTTGLFTAILFGSLGFFIYYACYKARIILHVTSNLPHAEQAAFDSLLPAMIAIFGVGGINYLFQILTGKYFGNWLLTTIQTPLVKWGQGFGTVIVVTLLVQLFWFFGINGIGVLSPILDSIWMTAQNDNITAISNGNIPSYVWVRGSFDVFAWFGGAGGTLMLIVAILMFSKRSDYRTIAKISLAPGIFNIGEPILLGLPVVLNPVYLIPFVLAPLVNVAFSYWVSIMGLVNPVQVAVPSIMPPVIGPFLACNYDWRAIVLSILNMIVTLLIWMPFVKAADKIADTNHPKTFFNPQF from the coding sequence ATGATTCGTTTAGTTAGATGGCTAGAGGACTATGTTTTGCCGCTAGCTAGTAGATGGGGTCAGATAAGATGGCTAGTTGCTTTACGGGATGCATTTGTCTCATTAATGCCAATTACAATGGCAGGATCATTAGCAGTTTTAATTAAGAGCTTAATTGAAGCAGCTCATGATCATTTAGGTTGGTATGCCTTTGCTTTTGCGATGCAGCCATTGGTAGCAATCAGTAATTTAGTTTGGCGAGGAACATTTTCATTATTTGCCTTTTTCTTAGCATTGGCTTTAGGCTATCAACTAGCAAAAGCTTTTGAAGGAAATAGACTTGCTGCTTCAATTGTGGCATTATCTTCTTTTGCACTAAGCATTGCCAATATAGCTAAGATTAAATTTCATGGTGATAATGTTACACTGCATAATGCATTTGACATTAGTCAGTTCTCAACTACTGGCCTCTTTACTGCTATTTTGTTTGGCTCATTAGGCTTTTTTATTTATTATGCTTGCTATAAAGCAAGGATTATTTTGCATGTGACATCGAACTTGCCCCATGCTGAACAAGCTGCTTTTGATTCTTTATTACCTGCAATGATTGCAATATTTGGTGTAGGCGGAATTAATTATTTGTTCCAAATTCTTACCGGTAAATATTTTGGAAATTGGTTGCTTACCACAATTCAAACTCCATTAGTAAAGTGGGGACAAGGCTTTGGTACGGTAATTGTCGTTACTTTATTAGTGCAGTTATTTTGGTTTTTTGGAATTAATGGTATAGGGGTTCTATCACCAATTTTGGATTCAATTTGGATGACTGCTCAAAATGATAACATCACAGCGATTAGTAATGGAAATATTCCATCATATGTATGGGTACGTGGCTCATTTGATGTCTTTGCCTGGTTTGGCGGTGCTGGTGGAACCTTAATGCTAATTGTGGCGATTTTAATGTTTTCTAAACGCAGTGATTATCGCACAATTGCCAAAATCTCACTAGCTCCAGGAATTTTTAACATTGGCGAACCAATTCTCTTGGGCCTGCCTGTAGTGCTAAATCCAGTGTATCTAATTCCATTTGTATTAGCGCCACTAGTTAATGTTGCCTTTTCTTATTGGGTTAGCATTATGGGATTGGTTAATCCAGTTCAAGTGGCAGTACCTAGCATCATGCCACCAGTTATTGGCCCATTTCTGGCTTGCAATTATGATTGGCGTGCAATTGTTTTAAGCATTTTAAATATGATTGTTACTTTGCTAATTTGGATGCCTTTTGTTAAAGCAGCTGATAAGATTGCTGATACCAACCATCCGAAAACATTTTTTAATCCACAATTCTAA
- the map gene encoding type I methionyl aminopeptidase, which produces MITIKSIRELKGMQASGHLLATMFEGLRDVIKPGISTWEIEEFCQDFVSSRGGRLSEQGFEGYKYGTCISVNDEIAHQTPRKDRILKEGDIVKVDVTCNLNGYESDSCTTYPVGEISEADKKLIEVTKKAMYLGIDQAVLGNRIGDIGAAIQHYVEDENHYGDVRELIGHGIQPSIHEDPEVPHWGKAGHGLRLREGMTITCEPMVEAGGDWHIDQRTVDDPNDDWVYYATPDGSNAAQFEHTFAITKDGPKILTLQHPYDGLEKYIPHFDEMDD; this is translated from the coding sequence TTGATTACAATTAAATCAATTCGTGAACTTAAAGGCATGCAAGCTTCAGGACATCTTCTTGCAACTATGTTTGAAGGCTTACGTGATGTGATTAAGCCAGGCATTTCTACCTGGGAAATTGAAGAGTTTTGTCAAGACTTCGTATCAAGTCGTGGCGGCCGCCTTTCAGAACAAGGTTTTGAAGGTTATAAGTATGGTACTTGTATTTCGGTTAACGATGAAATTGCCCACCAAACTCCAAGAAAAGATCGCATCTTAAAGGAAGGCGATATTGTTAAGGTTGATGTAACTTGCAACTTGAACGGTTATGAATCAGATTCATGTACTACTTATCCAGTTGGCGAAATTTCCGAAGCTGATAAGAAATTAATTGAAGTAACCAAAAAAGCAATGTATCTCGGAATTGACCAAGCTGTTTTAGGTAACAGAATTGGTGATATCGGTGCTGCTATCCAACATTATGTTGAAGATGAAAATCATTACGGTGATGTACGTGAATTAATTGGCCACGGTATTCAACCATCAATTCATGAAGATCCAGAAGTTCCTCACTGGGGCAAGGCAGGTCATGGTCTTCGCTTGCGTGAAGGCATGACTATTACTTGTGAACCTATGGTAGAAGCTGGTGGCGACTGGCACATCGACCAACGTACTGTTGACGATCCTAACGATGATTGGGTTTACTACGCAACTCCAGATGGTTCTAATGCTGCTCAATTTGAACACACCTTTGCAATTACAAAAGATGGTCCTAAGATCTTGACTCTGCAGCATCCTTACGATGGCTTAGAAAAGTACATCCCTCACTTTGATGAGATGGATGATTAG
- a CDS encoding flavodoxin domain-containing protein, which translates to MKARIVYASMTGNDEDMADILEEDLQDYGFDVETSDVGFTDANDYLDSDLCIFITYTYGEGVMTDELADFYGELKDLDLTGKHFAVMGSGDKTYGEHFCENVFDYEKAFKDCGATEITKPVTIENAPDDDAVAAIDQAAKEMADKLNG; encoded by the coding sequence ATGAAAGCAAGAATTGTTTATGCCAGCATGACTGGTAACGATGAAGACATGGCTGATATTTTAGAAGAAGATCTTCAAGATTATGGCTTTGACGTTGAAACAAGTGATGTCGGCTTCACTGATGCCAATGACTACTTAGATAGTGATCTTTGCATTTTTATCACCTACACCTATGGTGAAGGCGTAATGACTGATGAATTGGCAGACTTTTATGGGGAGTTAAAAGACTTAGATCTAACAGGCAAACATTTTGCTGTGATGGGTTCTGGCGATAAGACCTACGGTGAACACTTTTGTGAAAATGTTTTTGACTATGAAAAAGCATTCAAGGATTGCGGCGCAACTGAAATTACTAAACCCGTAACAATTGAAAATGCGCCAGATGATGATGCAGTCGCTGCAATCGATCAAGCTGCAAAGGAAATGGCCGATAAGTTAAATGGCTAA